In Gossypium arboreum isolate Shixiya-1 chromosome 6, ASM2569848v2, whole genome shotgun sequence, the following are encoded in one genomic region:
- the LOC108486783 gene encoding monogalactosyldiacylglycerol synthase, chloroplastic-like isoform X2: MQNPSKITQESGSAIDLVTQTGHLAFNKSFYSSNSDGFSSFKPNYVYFSGFRGSIAHKRRRVIAVASLSLGARNGVSSSVGRIMNEFNRAIKFHCERIPIGFASVRVGSEDRNGVRDDGGGVLEVEGLPLNGVEAEAPKKVLILMSDTGGGHRASAEAIKAAFMEEFGDDYQVFVTDLWSDHTPWPFNQLPKSYNFLVKHGSLWRMTYYGTAPRVIHQSNFAATSTFIAREVAKGLMKYQPDIIISVHPLMQHVPLRILRAKGLLEKIVFTTVVTDLSTCHPTWFHKLVTRCYCPTAEVAKRAMKAGLKQSQIKVYGLPVRPSFVKPVRPKIELRRELGMDQSLPAVLLMGGGEGMGPIEATAHALGDALYDENLGEPIGQVLIICGRNKKLAGKLLSIDWKIPVQVKGFISKMEECMGACDCIITKAGPGTIAEAMIRGLPIILNGYIAGQEVGNVPYVVENGCGKFSKSPKQIANIVAQWFGPKADELKTMSQNALKLARPDAVFKIVHDLHELVRHRNFVPLYSCTT, from the exons ATGCAAAACCCTTCAAAGATTACCCAAGAATCTGGCTCTGCCATTGATCTCGTTACGCAAACGGGTCACTTAGCTTTCAACAAGAGCTTTTACAGCTCGAATTCTGATGGGTTTTCTTCATTCAAGCCAAATTACGTGTATTTCTCGGGGTTCAGAGGCTCGATTGCTCATAAAAGGCGTAGAGTTATAGCTGTTGCTTCGCTCAGTTTGGGTGCTCGAAACGGCGTTTCTTCGAGCGTTGGGAGGATCATGAACGAGTTCAATAGAGCGATTAAGTTTCATTGTGAAAGAATCCCGATCGGGTTTGCTTCGGTTCGGGTCGGTTCCGAGGATAGGAATGGAGTGAGGGATGACGGTGGCGGTGTTTTGGAGGTTGAAGGTTTGCCTTTAAATGGAGTCGAAGCTGAGGCCCccaaaaaagttttgattttGATGAGTGATACTGGTGGGGGTCATAGAGCTTCCGCTGAAGCTATTAAGGCTGCTTTTATGGAGGAATTTGGAGACGATTATCAG GTGTTTGTTACTGATTTGTGGTCGGATCATACACCCTGGCCATTTAATCAATTGCCAAAGAGCTATAACTTCTTAGTCAAACATGGATCATTGTGGAGAATGACTTATTATGGAACCGCTCCTCGGGTAATTCATCAATCAAATTTTGCTGCAACTTCGACGTTCATAGCAAG AGAGGTTGCCAAAGGGTTGATGAAATACCAGCCAGACATTATTATCAGTGTACATCCGCTGATGCAACATGTTCCACTTCGAATTCTGAGGGCAAAGGGTCTGCTAGAGAAGATAGTTTTTACCACGGTGGTCACTGACCTAAGCACTTGCCATCCTACATG GTTTCATAAGCTTGTAACTAGATGCTATTGCCCAACAGCAGAAGTAGCAAAAAGGGCAATGAAAGCTGGTCTTAAACAATCCCAAATTAAGGTTTATGGCCTTCCAGTGCGACCTTCTTTTGTGAAGCCTGTTCGGCCAAAG ATTGAGCTGAGGAGAGAACTAGGAATGGATCAATCTCTTCCTGCTGTTTTGCTAATGGGAGGAGGAGAAGGGATGGGGCCTATTGAGGCAACTGCTCATGCACTTGGAGATGCATTATATGATGAGAACCTTGGGGAGCCGATTGGCCAAGTTCTCATAATTTGTGGCCGTAACAAAAAGCTTGCCGGCAAATTGCTTTCAATTGACTGGAAAATTCCTGTCCAG GTAAAGGGATTTATCTCCAAAATGGAGGAATGCATGGGTGCTTGTGACTGCATTATTACAAAG GCTGGCCCGGGGACTATTGCGGAGGCAATGATTCGAGGTCTTCCTATAATTTTGAATGGTTACATTGCTGGCCAG GAAGTTGGGAACGTTCCATACGTGGTGGAGAATGGGTGTGGGAAATTTTCGAAGTCGCCAAAACAGATAGCCAACATTGTTGCCCAATGGTTTGGCCCTAAAGCTGATGAACTGAAGACCATGTCCCAAAATGCTTTGAAATTGGCAAGGCCCGACGCTGTTTTCAAGATTGTCCATGATCTTCATGAGCTTGTTCGACACAGAAATTTTGTACCCTTATATTCATGTACTACTTAA
- the LOC108486783 gene encoding monogalactosyldiacylglycerol synthase, chloroplastic-like isoform X1 — MQNPSKITQESGSAIDLVTQTGHLAFNKSFYSSNSDGFSSFKPNYVYFSGFRGSIAHKRRRVIAVASLSLGARNGVSSSVGRIMNEFNRAIKFHCERIPIGFASVRVGSEDRNGVRDDGGGVLEVEGLPLNGVEAEAPKKVLILMSDTGGGHRASAEAIKAAFMEEFGDDYQVFVTDLWSDHTPWPFNQLPKSYNFLVKHGSLWRMTYYGTAPRVIHQSNFAATSTFIAREVAKGLMKYQPDIIISVHPLMQHVPLRILRAKGLLEKIVFTTVVTDLSTCHPTWFHKLVTRCYCPTAEVAKRAMKAGLKQSQIKVYGLPVRPSFVKPVRPKIELRRELGMDQSLPAVLLMGGGEGMGPIEATAHALGDALYDENLGEPIGQVLIICGRNKKLAGKLLSIDWKIPVQVKGFISKMEECMGACDCIITKMTSALKAGPGTIAEAMIRGLPIILNGYIAGQEVGNVPYVVENGCGKFSKSPKQIANIVAQWFGPKADELKTMSQNALKLARPDAVFKIVHDLHELVRHRNFVPLYSCTT, encoded by the exons ATGCAAAACCCTTCAAAGATTACCCAAGAATCTGGCTCTGCCATTGATCTCGTTACGCAAACGGGTCACTTAGCTTTCAACAAGAGCTTTTACAGCTCGAATTCTGATGGGTTTTCTTCATTCAAGCCAAATTACGTGTATTTCTCGGGGTTCAGAGGCTCGATTGCTCATAAAAGGCGTAGAGTTATAGCTGTTGCTTCGCTCAGTTTGGGTGCTCGAAACGGCGTTTCTTCGAGCGTTGGGAGGATCATGAACGAGTTCAATAGAGCGATTAAGTTTCATTGTGAAAGAATCCCGATCGGGTTTGCTTCGGTTCGGGTCGGTTCCGAGGATAGGAATGGAGTGAGGGATGACGGTGGCGGTGTTTTGGAGGTTGAAGGTTTGCCTTTAAATGGAGTCGAAGCTGAGGCCCccaaaaaagttttgattttGATGAGTGATACTGGTGGGGGTCATAGAGCTTCCGCTGAAGCTATTAAGGCTGCTTTTATGGAGGAATTTGGAGACGATTATCAG GTGTTTGTTACTGATTTGTGGTCGGATCATACACCCTGGCCATTTAATCAATTGCCAAAGAGCTATAACTTCTTAGTCAAACATGGATCATTGTGGAGAATGACTTATTATGGAACCGCTCCTCGGGTAATTCATCAATCAAATTTTGCTGCAACTTCGACGTTCATAGCAAG AGAGGTTGCCAAAGGGTTGATGAAATACCAGCCAGACATTATTATCAGTGTACATCCGCTGATGCAACATGTTCCACTTCGAATTCTGAGGGCAAAGGGTCTGCTAGAGAAGATAGTTTTTACCACGGTGGTCACTGACCTAAGCACTTGCCATCCTACATG GTTTCATAAGCTTGTAACTAGATGCTATTGCCCAACAGCAGAAGTAGCAAAAAGGGCAATGAAAGCTGGTCTTAAACAATCCCAAATTAAGGTTTATGGCCTTCCAGTGCGACCTTCTTTTGTGAAGCCTGTTCGGCCAAAG ATTGAGCTGAGGAGAGAACTAGGAATGGATCAATCTCTTCCTGCTGTTTTGCTAATGGGAGGAGGAGAAGGGATGGGGCCTATTGAGGCAACTGCTCATGCACTTGGAGATGCATTATATGATGAGAACCTTGGGGAGCCGATTGGCCAAGTTCTCATAATTTGTGGCCGTAACAAAAAGCTTGCCGGCAAATTGCTTTCAATTGACTGGAAAATTCCTGTCCAG GTAAAGGGATTTATCTCCAAAATGGAGGAATGCATGGGTGCTTGTGACTGCATTATTACAAAG aTGACTTCTGCTTTGAAGGCTGGCCCGGGGACTATTGCGGAGGCAATGATTCGAGGTCTTCCTATAATTTTGAATGGTTACATTGCTGGCCAG GAAGTTGGGAACGTTCCATACGTGGTGGAGAATGGGTGTGGGAAATTTTCGAAGTCGCCAAAACAGATAGCCAACATTGTTGCCCAATGGTTTGGCCCTAAAGCTGATGAACTGAAGACCATGTCCCAAAATGCTTTGAAATTGGCAAGGCCCGACGCTGTTTTCAAGATTGTCCATGATCTTCATGAGCTTGTTCGACACAGAAATTTTGTACCCTTATATTCATGTACTACTTAA